From the Salvelinus sp. IW2-2015 unplaced genomic scaffold, ASM291031v2 Un_scaffold1654, whole genome shotgun sequence genome, the window TGCCGCTCTCTGGGTCCCRTTCCAGTTGTCCTGGGCTAGAGGGATGAACACACACGACAGAGACGGACAGAACAGACAAACATAAAATRTCATTACAAAATGAGCTCGGATGACAAGTAGAAAACTCCAACAAAACACTAAATTTCCCGTTTGAAACTCGGGAATTCTGTTTCCCAAGCATTTCAACGAGGAWGTATTGAAGACATGTTGCCATCAGCATTATTCATGTAAATTTACCAATTACAGAACCAATAATCAAGACAGAATTAAGGATATCCCAGTCCATGCAGGGTGAGGACGAGAGGTTTGGCTTGAGAGTGGAGTATTGATGTCTTACCGTAGGGTTCATATGCYTCCTGTGTYTCTCCRTGTCCGTAGTCATAGTACTCTGGCTCTCtaagagaagaacagaggagaaagaACATTTCAAATTAGAACRAGCTAACAAAGTACGAAAATAAGTATGAAAATGTAAATCGCTCWGGATTAAATAAATgacaaatatatactgaacaaaaatatgaacgcaacttGTAGTGTTGGTCCtatgattcatgagctgaaacgaAATGTTCCAacctcacaaaaagcttatttctctcaaatgttgtgcacaaatttgttcatatccattttagtgagcatttctcctttgccaagataatccatccacctgacaggtgtggcatatcaagaagctggataaatagcatgatcattacacaggtgcaccttgtccttgggacaataaaaggccactaaaatgtgcacttgtcacacaccacaatgccacagatcgttcatgttttgagggagcgtgcaattggcacgctgactgcaggaatgtccagcagagctgttgccatataattgaatgttcatttctctaccataagcccgcCTCCAACATCGTATAGAATTTATaatttatagaatttggcagtacatccaactggccttacaaccgcagactacgtgtaaccacgccaggccaggacctccacatctggcttcttcacctgcgggatcgtctgagaccagccacccggacagctgatgaaactaaggagtatttctgtctgtaataaagcccttttgtggggaaaaacgtgggtgggcctggctcacaagtggatgggcctatgccctcccaggtcaacccatccatagattagggcctaatgaatgtaagttgactgatttccttatatggactgtaactcagtaaaattgttgaaattgctgcatgCCAGCAAACCAAGCTAACCAGAAAAACCTACCCAGCCAGCAAACCAAGCTAACCAGCAGTCATGTTCAATATACATTACATTAATAAAATATGCTCTCACTTAATAGATAAGATAGAATAAaacgaataaaaaaatatatcaaataataTCTTTAATAACTGATGTCATCCGATTTCAAACATAGCGAAGGTTAGCTGAACTAACCAACTTAAAAAACACAGACTCAAAACAATCCTACCACAGGGAAAGTTTATCCTTATGAATTCAGAACTATTTCAGTCCCAACATTCTCCATAACTCGATAATCCAGTTAGTAAGTAGGGTATGTGTAACCGTGAAGAGCAAGGATGTGACAGCCaatgcgtggtgtgtgtgtgtgtgtgtagtttgttgCCAATAGATGGAGAGATGGGTGACTCACGCCTGTGGCTGACTGTAGTAACAGTCGTATGCCTCGTACGCTGGCTCAGTGTAGCTCTCATCATAGGCCTagtgagaaggggagagagtgagagagagagaggagaatagggtGGGGGTcagaaggaggagcagagagagagaacaaaataaacatgttaGAGGTCCTCCTCGGCCTGTGAAGTGAATTTCATTCACCAGTTGATGTTTGAGATCTAGACGGTAAATAAGTTGGCAAAAAAAGGAAGAACTTTCATTAACTAAGGAGCTGCAATGCTGTGTACCACGAGCAGCCGTTACCAACCCTTAACCCAGGAGGGACCACGAGCCGCCGTTACCAACCCTTAACCCAGGAGGGACAACGAGCAGCCGTTACCAACCCTTAACCCAGGAGGGACCACGAGCAGCCGTTACCACGAGCCGCCGTTACCAACCCTTAACCCAGGAGGGACAACGAGCAGCCGTTACCACGAGCCGCCGTTACCAACCCTTTAACGCCCAGGAGGGACACGAGCCGCCGTTACCAACCCTTAACCCAGGAGGACCGAGCCAGACCACGAGCCAGCCGTTACCAACCCTTAACCCAGGAGGGACCACGAGCCCCGTTACCAACCCTTAACCACCAGGAGGGCCACGAGCCCGCCGTTACAACCCTTAACCCAGGAGGGACCAACGAGCCGCCGTTACCAACCCTTACCCAGGAGGGACCACCCCGAGCGCCGTTACCAACCCTTAACCCAGGAGGGACAACGAGCCACCGTTACCAACCCTTAACCCAGGAGGGACCACGAGCCGCCGTTACCACGAGCCACCGTTACCAACCCTTAACCCATAAAATAAAAGGTGAATACAATTATAAATAGGGGTAGTTCTTAAAAACGTCATTATAATTGCCATTGTACAAATGTCTTATGAAAAGGTAGACCTAGCAACGCTGTTGCTCTCTACAATAACACATTACTAGTCGGCTCCAGCTACTACTGCTGTCTTGACCTAGATCTGATCTCCCCTGGTGAAATAGAGAACGAACCGGGATAAATTAAAGGCTAAATAAATAACCAGATTGGACTTTTAAATAGTTAATTACAGGCTTCAAAGCGTTACACGATGACGGTTTAATTATCCAGCTAATTCGAGTTTTTATGTTATAATGATCAAGTTACATTGTAACAATGGCCATGCTGGAATTCAGAGAACACGTAGGGTTAAACTTTAACCCTACGTGTTCTCTGAATTCCAGCATGGCCATTGTTACAATGTAACTTGATCATTATAACATAAAAACTTGAATTAGCTGGATAATATTAAACATATATTAGAGATGTTTAAGATCCTAAAACGTCATGGAATAATAAAGTTATTTTGACTTACATATTCCTCATATTGTTCCGGTGCTGGTGCGTGTTGGTGGGGGGGTGGAAGGGGCATTCTCGGAGGCCCACCAGGGGCAGCGAGTCTGGCTCGGGGCGCTGTTGCCCCTCTGGCAGGGGTTGCTGGaggtcctcctcttcctgctggTGCCCCCCTCGCTACCCCGCCTCTGGCKGGACCTCCCCTGGGTGTACCTCCACGTTGGGGCATACCCCTACCCCTGGAAAGACGGcggaagagagacagagcgagcaaacgagagagtagagaagataatgcagacagagaaacggAGACGACAGAGGGTGAAgataatgcagacagaaaagaggaaTGAGACAGAGGGTGAAGTGTTATTTGAACAAACATTCTGTAGATAGACCAGAcaataacttcacatttcatcctGAGTCTGTTTACCTGGGTGCCCCTGGTTGTCCCGGAGGCCCTCCTCGGCCCCTAGGGCCCGGTGGTCCTCCTCTGCCTCGTGGGGCCCCTGGCCCGTGCTCYTGGCCCCCGTTCAGATAACCCATCTCCATGAACTGTTCCTGACAGATGTCATCCATCATgtcctgagagaaagagagacagagaggacagacaaaaWGGATGAGGGTTGGTAGTAAAGATGGGAGGATAGGGAAGGAGGRAAAaggtaattatactgaacaaatctAAAATGCAACACGGTCAAATTTKACTGAGTTAGTTCATaaggaaataaatgcattaggccctaatctatggatttcatataaCTGGgtaggggcacagccatgggtgggcctgggagggcataggcccacccaatcagaatgagtgcttccccacaaaaggtctttattacagatagaaatacgCATCAGTTTCATCAGCCGTCTTGGATGCTGAACCCAGACGATCGCACAGgcgaagaagcaggatgtggtcctgggctggcgtggttacacgtggtctgcggttgcgaggccggttggatgtaccgccaacttctctaaaatgatgtttgGCTTATGGTACGGAAATTAACATACACctcagcaaatacatttaaaaactcagtttcacaattcctgacatttaatcctagtaaaaattccctgtcttaggtcagtaaggatcaccactttattgtaagaatgtgaaatgtcagaataatagtagagaataatttatttcagcttatatttctttcatcacattcccagtgggtcagaggtttacatacactaaattagtatttggtagcatttcctttaaattgtttaacttgggtcaaaggtttcaagtagccttccacaagcttccaaaaataaattgggtgaattttggcccattcctcctgacagagctcatGTAattgagtcagttttgtaggcctccttgctcgcacacgctttttcagttctgcccacaagttttctataggattgaggtcagggctttgtgatggcaactccaataccttgactttgttgtccttaagccattttggcacaactttggaagtatgcttggggtcattgtccatttgaaagatccatttgcgaccaagctttaaattcctgacttatgtcttgagatgttgcttcaatatatccacataatatatccacaattttaattttttccttcctcatgatgccatctattttgtgaagtgcaccagtccctcctgcagcaaagcacccccccagtcaatttagtgtaatttaagtgaaattatctgtctaaacaattgttgtaaaaattacttgtgtcatgcacaaagtagatatcctaaccgacttgccaaaactatagtttaacaagaaatttgtggagtggttgaaaaacgagttttaaatgactc encodes:
- the khdrbs1b gene encoding KH domain-containing, RNA-binding, signal transduction-associated protein 1b isoform X2, translating into MENQESKYLPELLAEKDSMDVSFTHAMKLLSTEIERIQKGEPKKEGGDAYLDLFTVKNIKLKERVLIPVKQYPRFNFVGKILGPQGNTIKRLQEETGAKISVLGKGSMRDKAKDMMDDICQEQFMEMGYLNGGQEHGPGAPRGRGGPPGPRGRGGPPGQPGAPRGRGMPQRGGTPRGGPARGGVARGAPAGRGGPPATPARGATAPRARLAAPGGPPRMPLPPPHQHAPAPEQYEEYAYDESYTEPAYEAYDCYYSQPQAEPEYYDYGHGETQEAYEPYAQDNWNGTQRAAPGGKALPARAAKGPYREHPYRQY